One Oncorhynchus keta strain PuntledgeMale-10-30-2019 chromosome 22, Oket_V2, whole genome shotgun sequence DNA window includes the following coding sequences:
- the LOC118401001 gene encoding RING finger protein 141 yields the protein MGQQISGQAVMTRLPEKLVKHAGLVRDSGYLNYEEFLARVAELNDVTAKLAAGQQKHLIFEVQTGSDTSALWKVAVRIVCTKINKENGMVEASRIMNLYQFIQLYHDITSQAVEVLSAEGASLPSGDSCQASMWMGRVKQLTDEEECCICMDGKSDLILPCAHSFCQKCIDKWSGQSRNCPICRLQVTAANESWVMPDAPTEDDVAGYILNLADEAGHPHIP from the exons ATGGGCCAGCAGATCTCAGGCCAGGCGGTGATGACCCGTCTACCTGAGAAGCTGGTGAAGCATGCTGGGCTGGTACGCGACAGCGGCTATCTCAACTACGAGGAGTTCCTGGCCAGGGTGGCAGAGCTCAATGACGT GACGGCTAAGCTAGCAGCTGGACAGCAAAAACACCTGATCTTTGAAGTCCAGACTGGCTCGGACACCTCTGCTCTGTGGAAAGTGGCTGTGAGGATAGTTTGTACCAAG ATCAACAAAGAGAATGGGATGGTGGAGGCGTCTCGCATCATGAACCTGTATCAGTTCATCCAGCTGTACCATGACATCACCAGTCAGGCAGTGGAGGTGCTGTCAGCAGAGGGCGCCAGCCTCCCGTCAGGGGACTCCTGCCAGGCCAGCATGTGGATGGGCAG GGTGAAGCAGTTAACTGATGAGGAGGAGTGCTGCATCTGCATGGATGGTAAATCTGACCTCATTCTGCCCTGTGCTCACAGCTTCTGTCAAAAGTGCATTGACAAGTG GAGTGGGCAGAGCAGGAATTGTCCGATATGCCGCTTGCAAGTGACCGCTGCCAATGAGTCGTGGGTGATGCCTGATGCCCCTACAGAGGACGACGTAGCTGGCTATATCCTCAACCTGGCTGACGAGGCAGGCCATCCGCACATACCTTAA